One window of Aspergillus oryzae RIB40 DNA, chromosome 3 genomic DNA carries:
- a CDS encoding gamma-glutamyltransferase family protein (gamma-glutamyltransferase), translated as MSQPRLISNRDVENQSSLNLISSNSKTSIAHQHTSQKYRPRVTAIIPTLIKLCFLAILSLLLIVSHPPNSNTWPFNSFKPNFDSDSASRSKSAPGKLGAVASENSICSQHGVDILRKGGNAADASRNGQQRIAMYHSGIGGGGIMLVRTPNSSYEVIDFRETAPAAAFKDMYEHNKNASVYGGLASGVPGEIRGLEYLHSKYGVLPWSTVVQPAVQTARRGFPVGEDLIRYMNHAAGYEDFFTKNPTWAIDFAPGGARLNLGDTMTRHRYADTLEAIAKYGPSAFYSGRIAETMINALQNENGTMTLGDLQNYTVAIRNISQIDYRGYKITSTSAPSSGVIALYILKVLETYKDLFRTEQSVNLSTHRINEAIRFGYGRRTYLGDPLFTDDMATYESQTLVQSMIDATRSKISDHRTQNISAYDPAGLECLETPGTSHIVAVDNTGLAISSTSTINHVFGSYVMVPETGIIMNNEMNDFSIPGSSDLFGYIPSETNYVYPGKRPLSSITPVIVERSDGTLVLITGSAGGSRIITATVQNVIHSIDEGLSAADALAKPRLHDQLVPNQVTFEYNYDNDTVAFMKSLGHNVSWVAPGQSNAQLVRVLPNGTFDAAGEPRQVNSAGYSI; from the exons ATGTCACAACCCAGGCTTATCAGCAATCGAGATGTGGAAAACCAA TCTTCATTGAACCTGATATCTTCTAATTCAAAGACGAGCATCGCGCATCAGCACACCTCCCAGAAATATCGTCCACGCGTAACTGCCATCATACCAAcattaataaagctctgcTTTCTCGCTATTCTGTCGCTATTGTTGATCGTCAGTCATCCGCCCAACTCGAATACCTGGCCTTTCAATTCGTTCAAGCCAAATTTCGATAGTGACAGTGCGTCGCGTAGCAAATCTGCCCCCGGGAAGCTGGGGGCTGTTGCTAGTGAGAATTCTATCTGCTCTCAACATGGAGTGGATATATTGCGCAAGGGTGGTAATGCGGCAGATGCT agcagaaatggccaaCAAAGAATAGCCATGTACCACAGTGGGATCGGCGGAGGTGGGATCATGCTAGTCAGGACACCGAACAGTAGCTACGAGGTGATCGATTTCAGAGAGACCGCTCCAGCTGCAGCGTTCAAGGATATGTATGAACATAACAAAAATGCCTCTGTGTATGGTGGACTGGCAAG CGGCGTACCAGGGGAGATTCGGGGACTTGAATACCTTCACAGCAAGTATGGCGTTCTTCCTTGGTCGACTGTCGTACAACCAGCGGTTCAAACAGCCCGTCGCGGGTTTCCTGTGGGAGAGGATCTTATCAGATATATGAATCATGCTGCTGGTTACGAGGACTTTTTCACCAAGAACCCTACATGGGCGATTGACTTCGCTCCAGGTGGGGCCCGGCTGAACCTGGGTGACACAATGACTCGACACCGATATGCGGATACTCTGGAAGCAATTGCGAAATATGGCCCCAGCGCGTTCTACTCGGGGCGTATCGCGGAGACTATGATCAACGCTCTACAGAATGAGAACGGTACAATGACGCTTGGAGATCTACAAAACTACACCGTGGCTATTCGGAATATCTCACAGATCGACTATCGTGGGTATAAGATCACAAGCACGTCGGCTCCTTCGAGCGGAGTTATCGCCTTGTATATTCTTAAAGTCCTAGAGACATATAAGGATCTCTTCCGGACGGAACAGTCTGTGAACCTAAGTACCCATCGCATAAATGAGGCGATCCGATTTGGATATGGCAGA AGAACCTATCTAGGTGATCCCTTGTTTACTGATGATATGGCTACATATGAATCGCAGACCCTCGTCCAATCTATGATCGACGCCACTCGATCTAAGATCTCAGATCACCGAACTCAGAATATATCAGCTTATGATCCAGCTGGGTTAGAATGTCTGGAGAC CCCTGGAACCTCACATATTGTAGCAGTTGACAATACTGGCCTTGCGATTTCTTCGACATCTACTATCAACCATGTCTTTGGCAGTTATGTTATGGTCCCAGAGACTGGTATCATCATGAACAATGAAATGAATG ACTTTTCTATCCCTGGATCATCGGATCTATTTGGATATATTCCCTCCGAGACAAATTACGTCTATCCTGGCAAACGTCCACTTTCCTCTATCACACCAGTGATAGTAGAACGATCCGATGGTACACTGGTCTTGATTACAGGATCCGCAGGTGGCAGTCGTATCATTACTGCCACTGTCCAAAATGTTATCCATTCTATTGACGAAGGACTCTCAGCTGCCGACGCACTGGCCAAACCGCGGCTGCATGACCAGCTGGTGCCAAACCAGGTCACCTTCGAGTACAACTATGACAACGATACAGTTGCCTTCATGAAAAGTCTTGGCCATAACGTTTCTTGGGTTGCGCCTGGACAGAGTAATGCTCAACTAGTTAGAGTGTTGCCCAATGGGACATTTGATGCTGCCGGTGAGCCGAGGCAGGTCAATTCGGCTGGATACTCAATATag